The Thermovirga sp. DNA window CGGGATTGTGCTGAATTACCATGAACCGGCCCAGACCTTCCTCGAGGGAGTCATAGCCAGGGGCGACCGCGGGATAGCCGACGTGATTGAGAAAGCCTGGAAGAGCGGCGCCCGCTTCGACGGCTGGTCCGAGTGCTTCGACAGGGAAAGATGGACGAGGGCCTTCGCCGACGCGGGCATCGATCCGGCGGAATACGCCGGCAGGACAAGGGAGTGCGACGAGGCCTTTCCCTGGGAGGTCATTGATGCGGGCGTCAGCCGTTCCTTCCTCTGGGCGGAGAGGGTGAGAGCCCTGGCGGGGGAACTGACCACCGATTGCAGGGGCGGGACTTGCAACCTGTGCGGGTGGCAGGAGAGGGATTGCGAAGGTTTCGGAGGCGGCCGATGGCAAGGGTCAGGTTGATCTTCTCCAAGAGAGGGCGGGTCTGCTTCGTGCCCCACGTGGAAATGCCGGCCCTCTTTTGCCGCGCCTTTCGGAGAGCCGGCGCCAGGATCCAGTTGACCGAGGGCATGAGCCCCCGCCCCAAGATCAGCCTTGGACCGGCCCTCCCCGTCGGTGTCCCGGCCCTGGAAGAACCCTTGGAAGTATGGGTCGAGCACTGGGAAGGGGGCATCGGCGAAAGCGTCAACGATTTTCTCCCCCAAGGCGTGACCGTCCTGAGGTTTGGCGTCGTCGAGGGAAGGCCTCGGCTTAACGAGGAGTGCGCGGCCGCCCTCTATGGCGTTTATTTCAGGGAAACCCGGGCCTTTGAAAGGATCAGGGCGA harbors:
- a CDS encoding B12-binding domain-containing radical SAM protein; translated protein: GIVLNYHEPAQTFLEGVIARGDRGIADVIEKAWKSGARFDGWSECFDRERWTRAFADAGIDPAEYAGRTRECDEAFPWEVIDAGVSRSFLWAERVRALAGELTTDCRGGTCNLCGWQERDCEGFGGGRWQGSG
- a CDS encoding DUF2344 domain-containing protein; this translates as MARVRLIFSKRGRVCFVPHVEMPALFCRAFRRAGARIQLTEGMSPRPKISLGPALPVGVPALEEPLEVWVEHWEGGIGESVNDFLPQGVTVLRFGVVEGRPRLNEECAAALYGVYFRETRAFERIRAMVSDGWVPVGRTLDISASEGWMDVAVASPGQTGGGTIVKSLVKEGVVRSWSELLVTRLAVGGWSGERVTPLTCEGGEPG